The genomic DNA TTGAAACAAGGTGGCCATCAGGTGATTTTAAGGGATTTCATGGTCTTTAAGGGAGATATGAAAGAAGAATTAGAAAAATTAATAAAAGAAGAAAATATCAAAATAGCCGGTGTCACTTGTAATTCTCACGAGCGATTTGAATCTTTTGACGTTATTAAATTGCTTAAAAAAATTGATTCAAATATAATTACTATTTTAGGTGGACCCCATCCAACCATTTGTCCTCAGGAAACAATTAAAAATTTACCCGAATTGGATATTTTAGTTACAAATGATGGAGAGAATGCAATGAGAGTAATTATTGATTGTTTGAATAGCAAGAAAGATTTTGAAAATATTGGAGGCATCATTTATAGAACCAGACAAGGCGCGATTAAAGAAAATCACGTTGGTCGTATAGTAGTAAACCTGGACGAATATCCTTTTCCAGATTTTAATTTAATCAATATGGATGATTATCAGCTTACGGTACCCATTAAAGGTAAACCTATGTCAGTACCGATAATTAGTAGCCGCGGATGTCCTTTTAATTGCGGTTTTTGTGCTGCCAAAGAAACAAATTATGGTCGAATAAGATTTCGTTCTATTGACAATATAATTGAGGAATTAAAAATTTTATTGCCTAAGTTTCCCGGTTATCATATTTTCATTTATGATGATCATTTTTTAGTAAATAAAGATAGAATATTGGAGTTTTGTCAAAAAGTTAAAAAGGAAAATTTAAAATTTAAATGGGCCTGTTATGGCAGAGTTGATTCTATAGATGAAGAAATTGTTACAGCAATTAAAGAGGTTGGTTGTGTTATGATTTCTTTTGGTATTGAATCCGGCAGTAAAAAAATGTTGAAAAAAATGAATAAATTAATTTTACCCAATCAAATTATAAAGGCGGTTAAAATAGTTAAAAAACATGGTATTTCTGCTCGCGGTTCGTTTATTTTTAATTATCCAGACGAAAATATTTTTGACGTTATAAAAACTTTTTGGTTGATATTTAGATTAAAATTAACTCCTGAAGAATTTGCTATTGGGCCTTATACGGTATTATATCCAGGCACTCAATTATTTGCTGATTATAAAAATAAATGCTTGCCAGAAAATTTTAATTGGAATAAAAAATATGAAAATTTGCCTAATTATAAAGAAGTGCCGATTTATCAACCAATATTTTTTTCTTTACGGCTTTGGTTTATTCATTTTTTAAGGAAAATTCATAAAGCTTTTAATATTTTAAAATCTAAATTATGACAGTTTGTTTTTTTGGCACATATGAACAAAGTTTTTCCCGAAACGCCGTTTTGATTAAGGGATTAAAAGAAAACGGAGTAGAGATTATTGAATGTTGTTCCAGATTTTTAGGCTGGAAGAAATTTCCTATTCTTGTTTTCAGGTTAATAAAAAAACATCGGCAAATTAAAGATAAATATGATTGTATAGTAGTTGGCTTTCCAGGTCATTACATTATGTTTTTGGCAAAGATTTTAAGCAAAAAACCAGTTATTTTTGATGTTTTTGCTTCTAAATACATTACTGAAATTGAAAGGAAAAAACTAGGTACAAATTCTTTAAAAGCCAAATTTTATTATTTTGCTGATTGGTTTTCCTGTAAATTAGCCGATAAGATTTTATTAGATACAGAAGAACATATTAAATATTTTGTTAAAACTTTTAAATTGCCAAGGAATAAATTCGAAAGAATTTTTGTTGGGACGATTGAGGATGTTTTTTGTCCTCGACCTCAAATTTATCATGAATGTTTTACGATTCTTTTTTATGCCAAGGTTACTCCAATGCATGGTTTCGAGCATATTATCAATGCGGCAAAAATTTTAGAAAAAGAAAAAGATATTTGTTTTGAAATAATCGGCAAAGGAAAACTATATGAAGATAAGATAAAAAATTTAGATAATTTAACCAATATTAAATTAATTGATCAAATAGCCTATGAGGAATTGCCAAAACATATTCAAGAGGCCGATGTGTGTTTGGGAATTTTTGGTGGAACTCAAAAAGCGATGCTTGTTATTCCCAATAAAGTATATGAGTCAATGGCCATGGGGAAGCCATTTATTACGGGAGATTCTCGTGCCGTGCGCG from Patescibacteria group bacterium includes the following:
- a CDS encoding B12-binding domain-containing radical SAM protein; translation: MKILLIKPKSFFSAKGAGPPLSLMYIASFLKQGGHQVILRDFMVFKGDMKEELEKLIKEENIKIAGVTCNSHERFESFDVIKLLKKIDSNIITILGGPHPTICPQETIKNLPELDILVTNDGENAMRVIIDCLNSKKDFENIGGIIYRTRQGAIKENHVGRIVVNLDEYPFPDFNLINMDDYQLTVPIKGKPMSVPIISSRGCPFNCGFCAAKETNYGRIRFRSIDNIIEELKILLPKFPGYHIFIYDDHFLVNKDRILEFCQKVKKENLKFKWACYGRVDSIDEEIVTAIKEVGCVMISFGIESGSKKMLKKMNKLILPNQIIKAVKIVKKHGISARGSFIFNYPDENIFDVIKTFWLIFRLKLTPEEFAIGPYTVLYPGTQLFADYKNKCLPENFNWNKKYENLPNYKEVPIYQPIFFSLRLWFIHFLRKIHKAFNILKSKL
- a CDS encoding glycosyltransferase, translating into MTVCFFGTYEQSFSRNAVLIKGLKENGVEIIECCSRFLGWKKFPILVFRLIKKHRQIKDKYDCIVVGFPGHYIMFLAKILSKKPVIFDVFASKYITEIERKKLGTNSLKAKFYYFADWFSCKLADKILLDTEEHIKYFVKTFKLPRNKFERIFVGTIEDVFCPRPQIYHECFTILFYAKVTPMHGFEHIINAAKILEKEKDICFEIIGKGKLYEDKIKNLDNLTNIKLIDQIAYEELPKHIQEADVCLGIFGGTQKAMLVIPNKVYESMAMGKPFITGDSRAVRELLINKESVLFCRMADSNDLADKIIELKHEEAMRKKISYGARKVFEERASSVVIGKQLKEILFLMVDKNERKN